A genome region from Archocentrus centrarchus isolate MPI-CPG fArcCen1 unplaced genomic scaffold, fArcCen1 scaffold_80_ctg1, whole genome shotgun sequence includes the following:
- the LOC115777836 gene encoding odorant receptor 131-2-like codes for MNLTHADSNATITLKYSDTFVTAVSRSVIVVVLGITISYINATMIHTFNKYQIFKLSPRYILFIHMVLNDIIQLATSISLFIFLYAFQTIYVSLCLLIILPAIITTQNTPLNLAFMGAECCVSVCAPLRYNYICTVKRTYIIIGIIWAMSSLSVMPDLFIVLAVEPPQFFLSRVLCYRDTVFRSSYSVNKRDASHILFLVVVLLTLLYSYCRILFVARSADADAKKARNTILIHGFQLLLCTLVYVQPILTKLLVYVLPERISEVNFAFFIINQILPRLGSPMVYGLRDKTFRKYLKKHLCAVNHPAKRSLKVLS; via the exons ATGAATTTGACACATGCTGACAGTAATGCCACAATAACTCTGAAATACTCTGACACATTTGTCACAGCTGTCAGCAGGAGTGTGATCGTTGTTGTCCTGGGCATCACCATAAGCTACATTAATGCCACCATGATCCACACATTCAATAAGTATCAG ATCTTCAAGTTGAGCCCTCGCTACATCCTATTCATCCACATGGTGTTAAATGACATTATTCAACTGGCAACCAGCAtttccctcttcatcttcttgTATGCCTTCCAGACCATCTACGTCTCCCTCTGTTTGCTCATCATCTTGCCAGCAATCATTACCACACAAAACACTCCTCTTAATTTAGCCTTCATGGGAGCGGAgtgctgtgtttctgtctgtgccCCTCTCCGATATAACTACATCTGTACTGTCAAAAGAACATATATTATAATTGGCATTATCTGGGCAATGAGTTCACTTTCTGTGATGCCAGATCTCTTCATTGTCTTGGCTGTTGAGCCGCCGCAGTTCTTCCTGTCAAGAGTGCTCTGCTACAGAGATACTGTGTTTCGGAGTAGCTACAGTGTAAATAAGAGAGATGCATCCCACATACTGTTTCTGGTGGTAGTTTTGCTCACACTGCTGTACAGTTACTGCAGAATTTTGTTTGTGGCTAGATCTGCTGATGCAGATGCTAAAAAGGCAAGAAACACAATCCTGATTCATGGTTTTCAGTTGCTGTTGTGTACGTTGGTATATGTGCAACCTATATTAACCAAACTGCTGGTATACGTGCTTCCTGAAAGGATAAGTGAAGTaaactttgctttttttattattaaccaAATTCTTCCTCGCTTAGGAAGTCCTATGGTCTATGGATTACGTGACAAGACTTTCAGAAAGTACTTGAaaaagcatctgtgtgcagtgaACCACCCTGCAAAGAGAAGTCTGAAGGTGTTATCATAA